From Sporosarcina sp. Te-1, the proteins below share one genomic window:
- a CDS encoding M20 peptidase aminoacylase family protein has product MTEQIKEQVLDTFNHLHANPELSWEEVNTTAYIKEKLEEAGCAVTAFDDCTGVFGDIGNFSGNVPIIAVRADMDALWQEVDGEMKANHSCGHDAHMTMVLGVLWNVKEQPDILERIGIRFIFQPAEEVGSGALKLVEKGAVDNVDFYYGIHLRPYQETENGKAAPAIIHGATGSIEFEIRGDDAHGARPHLTHNAVEIGTYIVNAIHTIHLDPNVAHSAKVTRFLAGGRNTNIIPGNASLAVDLRAQQNDAMELLVKRIHDILESARSLFNVTITITEDSSIAAAEVHPEAEEMAKKAITAVLGEENTTEPIITPGGDDFHFYTIKKPHLKATMVGLGCGLQPGLHHPNMTFEHDAMFNGIQVLTKILELHAKGDNEA; this is encoded by the coding sequence TTGACAGAACAAATTAAGGAACAGGTGCTGGACACATTTAATCATTTGCACGCAAATCCTGAGCTGAGCTGGGAAGAAGTGAATACAACAGCTTACATTAAAGAAAAGCTGGAGGAAGCGGGCTGCGCTGTTACTGCATTTGACGATTGTACAGGTGTTTTCGGCGACATAGGAAATTTCTCAGGAAATGTGCCGATTATCGCAGTTCGGGCTGATATGGATGCTTTGTGGCAAGAAGTCGACGGGGAAATGAAAGCGAATCATTCTTGCGGCCATGATGCTCACATGACGATGGTATTAGGCGTCCTATGGAACGTGAAAGAGCAGCCGGATATCTTGGAGCGGATCGGTATCCGATTCATCTTCCAGCCAGCAGAAGAAGTTGGCAGCGGCGCATTGAAACTTGTCGAAAAAGGAGCCGTTGACAATGTCGATTTTTATTACGGCATCCATCTGCGACCCTATCAAGAAACAGAGAACGGAAAAGCGGCTCCGGCAATCATCCACGGTGCCACTGGATCAATTGAATTCGAAATTCGGGGAGATGACGCCCATGGGGCACGCCCGCATCTCACCCATAACGCTGTTGAAATCGGCACCTATATCGTCAACGCCATCCATACGATCCATCTTGACCCGAACGTTGCCCATTCGGCAAAGGTGACACGCTTCCTTGCAGGCGGACGAAATACAAACATCATCCCGGGGAACGCCTCTCTGGCGGTTGATCTGCGGGCACAACAGAATGACGCCATGGAACTGCTCGTTAAACGGATACATGATATTTTGGAGTCTGCCCGTTCCTTGTTTAACGTGACGATTACTATTACAGAAGATAGCAGCATCGCAGCGGCTGAAGTCCATCCCGAGGCTGAGGAGATGGCTAAAAAAGCGATTACAGCTGTTTTAGGCGAAGAGAATACAACGGAACCGATCATCACCCCGGGTGGAGACGATTTTCATTTTTACACGATCAAAAAGCCGCACCTAAAAGCGACGATGGTCGGACTGGGCTGTGGTCTTCAGCCGGGCCTGCACCATCCGAACATGACATTCGAACATGACGCCATGTTTAATGGTATCCAAGTACTTACGAAGATACTTGAACTCCATGCGAAAGGGGATAATGAAGCATGA
- a CDS encoding MurR/RpiR family transcriptional regulator, with protein sequence MTYYAKTKKEYEQLTPGLKKVAEVLLHNPILFATHPAKQIAQVLDVSETMVVRFSKAIGYDGFGSLQDDVQRSLLTIGPPEEETADKHPFSVVMESDSKNIIQIADSLEWDVAEKIVECLVAADTIKVVGYYQSFAYAHWFTVLLNTLLGNTALYRPETDIGITKQGNNHCVVIFSYYRYALGTIRLAEEARQNGNEVILITDSLSSPVVEYGDHTLVIPIAQKSVLEKGPVTFSVLNSLLLHIAQRIGKLDLINPTNNYYIK encoded by the coding sequence ATGACGTACTACGCAAAAACAAAAAAAGAATATGAGCAACTGACGCCAGGACTAAAGAAGGTAGCTGAAGTATTGCTTCACAATCCCATTCTGTTTGCGACACATCCGGCAAAACAGATTGCCCAAGTGTTGGATGTAAGTGAAACGATGGTCGTCCGCTTCTCCAAGGCAATAGGATATGACGGATTCGGTTCTCTACAAGACGACGTCCAGCGCAGCCTATTGACGATTGGACCACCAGAAGAGGAAACTGCCGATAAACATCCTTTTAGTGTCGTAATGGAAAGCGACAGTAAAAATATCATTCAAATTGCAGACAGCTTAGAATGGGACGTTGCGGAGAAGATTGTCGAATGTCTAGTTGCGGCAGATACCATCAAAGTGGTCGGTTATTATCAATCGTTTGCATACGCTCACTGGTTTACTGTCCTGTTGAACACACTTTTAGGAAATACAGCACTGTATCGACCTGAAACAGATATTGGCATCACAAAACAAGGAAACAATCATTGTGTCGTCATCTTCTCTTATTACCGTTATGCGTTAGGGACAATTCGTTTAGCTGAAGAAGCTCGACAAAACGGGAATGAAGTGATTTTGATCACCGACTCCCTTTCGTCGCCAGTAGTGGAATATGGAGATCATACACTTGTCATTCCGATTGCCCAAAAATCCGTCTTGGAAAAAGGGCCCGTCACCTTTTCTGTGTTAAATAGTCTGCTATTGCATATCGCACAACGGATCGGCAAGCTGGACCTCATCAATCCGACAAACAATTATTATATAAAATAA
- a CDS encoding YfcC family protein, with the protein MEKKKGKLGIPDAYVILFMILVLMAILTYIIPAGEFQREEVDGVTIVVPDSYKQIDSSSASPLDVFLAIQDGMIASAPLIFLVLIIGGSFAVIESMGAIDALILKTIEKTKNKEIVLITIVMVLFSIFGTLGIIVNAVIAFIPIGIILARSMKLDAIVGVSIIYLGAYAGFNTAFLDPLTTGTAQQIAQLPLFSGIGYRVVIYIAILLSTILYVAWYVKRIKKDPMKSVLGNNPFPKMEERDELNKEVRITGIHKLVLLWLVLGIALYVFGVFKYGWGLNQMAAIFIIIAVGTAVIARLTPNRLVKEFFEGAKGLVYGAMIIGMARSIVVILENGKILDTIVQGMASVMTPFTSVSGAIVMFIANELFNILVSSGSGQAVIVMPIMTPLADLMEIPRQVAVQAYKMGDGFTNVITPTSGILMANLAIAGVAWTKWIRFVFPLLLIWTVLGIIFLAIGVIMNWGPF; encoded by the coding sequence GTGGAGAAGAAAAAAGGGAAGTTAGGGATACCGGATGCTTATGTTATCTTGTTCATGATTCTCGTCTTGATGGCAATCTTGACGTATATCATTCCGGCAGGTGAATTTCAAAGGGAAGAGGTGGATGGGGTCACAATCGTTGTGCCGGATAGTTACAAGCAAATCGATTCCTCATCAGCTAGTCCGTTGGATGTGTTCTTAGCCATCCAAGATGGAATGATTGCCTCTGCACCATTGATTTTCCTCGTTCTGATTATTGGCGGATCTTTTGCTGTCATTGAATCGATGGGAGCAATTGATGCGCTCATTTTAAAGACCATTGAAAAGACAAAGAACAAGGAAATCGTGTTAATTACAATAGTCATGGTATTGTTTTCAATCTTTGGAACCCTAGGCATCATCGTAAATGCAGTCATTGCCTTTATCCCGATCGGCATTATCTTGGCCCGTTCTATGAAACTCGATGCAATTGTCGGTGTTTCGATCATTTATTTAGGTGCTTACGCGGGCTTCAATACGGCGTTTTTAGATCCGTTGACGACCGGGACCGCCCAGCAAATCGCGCAGTTGCCGCTCTTTTCGGGTATCGGATATCGGGTTGTCATTTACATAGCGATATTGCTGTCCACTATTCTCTATGTGGCTTGGTACGTCAAGCGGATTAAAAAGGATCCGATGAAGAGTGTGCTCGGCAACAATCCATTCCCAAAGATGGAGGAACGGGATGAGTTGAATAAGGAAGTGCGAATCACGGGAATACATAAGTTGGTCCTCCTCTGGCTTGTATTAGGAATTGCCCTGTATGTATTTGGTGTTTTTAAATACGGATGGGGTTTGAATCAAATGGCGGCTATCTTTATCATCATAGCGGTCGGGACAGCGGTAATTGCTCGACTGACACCGAACCGCCTCGTAAAAGAATTTTTCGAAGGGGCTAAAGGCCTTGTCTACGGTGCGATGATTATTGGTATGGCACGTTCCATTGTTGTCATATTGGAAAATGGAAAAATCCTTGATACGATCGTGCAAGGCATGGCCAGTGTCATGACGCCATTCACAAGCGTCAGCGGGGCAATTGTCATGTTTATTGCAAATGAATTGTTTAATATTCTCGTATCATCTGGAAGCGGACAAGCGGTTATCGTTATGCCAATTATGACCCCGCTCGCGGATCTGATGGAAATTCCGCGGCAAGTGGCGGTCCAGGCGTATAAAATGGGAGATGGCTTCACGAATGTCATCACACCGACATCCGGTATTCTAATGGCGAATTTGGCCATTGCAGGAGTGGCCTGGACAAAGTGGATTCGATTTGTCTTCCCGCTTCTTCTTATTTGGACAGTCCTCGGCATCATATTTCTGGCAATTGGAGTCATCATGAACTGGGGGCCTTTTTAA
- a CDS encoding YecA family protein produces MVGRNEPCPCGSGKKYKKCCESKETISIEEVQAEELERILQTFYDEYPERRDIPAYLELANMWKSRLGGQLQEEMIEAIVLDEFFFHHRPDIWQSYLHKQQKKQLRPSVQRVLSQWQQPRIFIGRVEEVDEGYLTVDMIIDGERIRLRRESEKPVPVGVHLYCFILPEGTEEGNQHIAVSSLIFFPTDHGQVFEQITAQFKEDPSKTTEEFFKEYAVDCWEKLAANGYEGEEFSNFEVGVITHFMEFLDEHERHSEKLLDLVEDYLVEQQPNARKDVAIAAGAIRFGNDFSYFEPLDMTVKEIAEWFGVSPSSMNKYYKEMIVYAGKE; encoded by the coding sequence GTGGTAGGACGAAATGAACCTTGCCCTTGCGGCAGCGGTAAAAAGTATAAAAAGTGTTGTGAATCGAAAGAGACGATTTCGATTGAAGAAGTGCAAGCCGAGGAATTGGAACGAATTTTGCAGACTTTCTATGATGAATATCCAGAAAGGCGCGATATACCGGCGTATCTGGAACTTGCGAATATGTGGAAATCCAGATTGGGCGGCCAGCTGCAAGAAGAAATGATTGAGGCAATTGTCCTGGATGAATTTTTCTTCCATCATCGGCCGGACATTTGGCAATCCTATTTACATAAGCAACAAAAGAAACAGCTGCGTCCCTCTGTCCAGCGTGTACTGTCGCAATGGCAGCAGCCACGGATCTTTATTGGACGAGTTGAGGAAGTAGATGAAGGCTACTTGACGGTGGATATGATAATAGATGGGGAGCGGATCAGATTACGGCGGGAAAGTGAAAAACCGGTACCGGTCGGCGTGCATTTGTACTGTTTCATCCTGCCGGAAGGTACAGAAGAAGGGAATCAACATATAGCTGTGTCCAGTTTGATTTTCTTCCCGACAGATCACGGGCAAGTGTTTGAACAAATCACGGCCCAATTCAAAGAGGATCCATCCAAAACAACAGAGGAGTTTTTCAAAGAGTACGCGGTTGACTGTTGGGAAAAGCTGGCTGCCAATGGGTATGAAGGAGAGGAATTCAGCAACTTTGAGGTAGGGGTCATTACGCATTTCATGGAATTTCTCGACGAGCATGAACGCCATTCCGAGAAATTGCTTGACTTGGTGGAAGATTATTTGGTTGAGCAACAACCAAATGCCCGGAAGGATGTTGCCATCGCAGCCGGTGCCATCCGTTTCGGCAATGATTTCAGCTATTTCGAACCGCTGGACATGACGGTCAAGGAAATAGCGGAATGGTTTGGTGTTTCCCCTTCTTCGATGAATAAATACTATAAAGAAATGATTGTCTATGCAGGAAAGGAATAA
- the nspC gene encoding carboxynorspermidine decarboxylase: MKVNFNPAAVPSPSYVVDEALLIKNLEVMKHVIDQTGCKILLAQKGFSMFSVYPLIGQYLDGVTSSGVLEARLGYEEMGKEVHTYAPAFSDHDFDAILKYSDHIVFNSFRQWEKFRDRVQASPKNIECGIRINPEYSEIEVDMYNPCFAYSRFGVTKQHFKDDQLEGIDGLHFHTMCEQNSDTLERTVKVVEEKFGDYLKELKWLNFGGGHHITREDYDVDRLIRTINYVKEKYDVQVYLEPGEAVALNTGFLVATVLDTLVNGMPIAILDTSASTHMPDVLEMPYRPEIAGAGKPNEKAHTYRLGGPTCLAGDVIGDYSFDQPLKPGDKLVFGDMAHYTMVKNNTFNGINLPSIVLNTVEEGIKVIKQFGYEDFKNRLS; encoded by the coding sequence ATGAAAGTGAATTTCAACCCTGCTGCAGTCCCCTCCCCTTCCTATGTCGTGGATGAGGCGTTGTTGATCAAGAATCTGGAAGTGATGAAGCATGTCATCGACCAGACAGGCTGTAAAATACTGTTGGCGCAAAAAGGCTTCTCCATGTTCTCCGTCTATCCGCTCATCGGCCAGTATTTGGACGGTGTGACGTCAAGCGGCGTTCTAGAAGCGAGACTCGGTTATGAGGAAATGGGCAAAGAGGTTCACACCTATGCACCCGCTTTTTCGGACCATGATTTTGATGCCATATTGAAATACTCGGATCACATCGTCTTCAACTCCTTCCGTCAGTGGGAGAAGTTCAGGGATCGGGTGCAAGCGAGTCCGAAGAACATCGAGTGCGGCATCCGGATCAATCCGGAGTATTCCGAAATTGAAGTGGATATGTATAACCCTTGTTTCGCTTACTCAAGATTTGGTGTCACAAAACAGCATTTCAAGGATGACCAGCTCGAAGGAATCGACGGGCTCCACTTCCATACGATGTGTGAACAGAACTCCGATACGCTGGAACGAACCGTCAAAGTTGTCGAAGAGAAATTCGGGGACTACCTGAAGGAGCTCAAATGGCTGAATTTCGGAGGCGGGCATCATATCACCCGGGAAGATTACGATGTCGATCGTTTAATCCGCACGATTAATTACGTAAAAGAAAAATATGATGTACAAGTATACTTGGAGCCTGGAGAAGCGGTCGCATTGAATACCGGCTTCCTTGTGGCGACTGTCTTGGATACTCTCGTTAACGGCATGCCGATCGCAATTCTGGATACATCCGCCTCCACGCATATGCCGGATGTGCTGGAAATGCCATACCGTCCTGAAATTGCCGGAGCCGGCAAACCGAATGAAAAAGCACACACGTACCGGCTTGGCGGACCGACTTGCCTGGCAGGCGATGTCATCGGAGACTATTCTTTCGATCAACCATTGAAACCAGGAGATAAACTAGTCTTTGGCGACATGGCTCACTATACGATGGTGAAAAACAATACATTCAACGGCATCAACCTGCCATCCATCGTCTTAAACACCGTGGAAGAAGGAATCAAAGTCATCAAACAGTTCGGATACGAGGACTTCAAGAACCGACTTTCCTGA